The Dehalococcoidia bacterium genomic sequence TCTCCACCTGCGCCAGTCCCTCGGCTGAGCCCCTCCTCAGCCCGCCCGCATCCGCCCCGCAGCACGCAAGCCGGCGGCAGGCCGCTGCCCGCCCCCTTAGCCGCTCGGCACGCGGCTCGGGAACCAGCGGCGGTAGTCGGTTCCGACATTGGCGCGCTCCACCTGCCATTCTGCCGGATTGGCCGGGTCGTAGGTCAGGATCGTCCGCTGGAACGCTTGGACGATGATCTTCCGTCCCGTGACGCTCCCTTTCGACACCGTCGCCTCGACCGGCTCCGTGATCGGCAGCCCGATGTCGTGCAGCCACCCGCCGGGAAAGAGGTCGCTCCGGGTGATGTAGCGCCAGAAATAGGCCGGAACGGTGTGACCGGGCGCGCTGCGGAGGTCGGTCGTGAAGGGAATGAAGACCGAGCCGTCCGGCCGCTGGACAACGTTGCCCGCATGACCCGCCGGCGGCGGGACGCGCCGGTCCGGCGCCGCCAGCAAGGCAAGGTCCTTGTAGGTCAGCGTCGAGGTGTCGCCGCCGACCGGCAGCGTCGCGCCCGCCTGCTGCAGCTCGTCCACCAGCAGCCCGTACTGGAACTTCCAAACAGGGTCCGACTGTGCCGCCGAGTGGTCCTCAAGCCGGCCTTTCTCGAAGTACTGCACCTTGCCCCCCCGCCCGCCGGGCGCGAACGCGGGCGAGATCGCGCGGCCCAAGAGACGCAGCCCGTCGTGCCTGCTGTAGTAGGCGGCGAACTCGCTCGCCGTCGGATGGAAGACTATCGGCACGGCCGCGGGCGGCGGCATCGACCCGGCCGCAACCTTCCCCCCGAGCACCGTCGTCGAGGCGAGCGCGTTCGGCGGGTAGCCCATCCCGATCACGCGGCCGTCGCGGTCCCTCGCGCGGACGCGGAACTGGTAGGTCGTCTCGAAGCGCGCCGGAAAGTCCGGCCGCTCCCCATAGACCGCCGAGGTCTGCGGCGAGCCGACGATCCAGTCGCGCCAGTCGCCGTCGCCCTCTTTCACCTGGACATCGTAGGTCCAGCCGCTGCCCGAGGCGCCGACCGGCGACCACGAGACCGTGAACGGCGCCAGGCTGCCCGGGCCGAGCGGCATGATCGTCACCGCCGGCACGCGCCTGTCGTCCTCGATCAGGATCTGCACCTCGCCGCCGATAATGAAATCCTCCGGGGCGCATTCGCCGCTGATGCAGCCGAAGTTGTTGTTGTTCGTCGCGGCCGGCAGCGTGAGACGGTAGCCGCCGTCGCGCGCGGTGATCTCGCGCCGGTTGCCGAATTTGTCCATCAGCGTCGCCCGTTGGGTAGAGGCGGGGATGAAGGCGTCCACCGGCTGACCGATGTTGCTCCAAGCGACCGTCACCTTGCCTTCCGGCCCGCCCCAGAATGTGACCGCATCCCACCCTTTCGCGCCCAGCTTCTCCTTGCGGCCGAGGTTGACCCGGGTCACCAGCTTCGCCCCAGCGAGGTAGTCGACCGCCGTCTGATAGGCGCGGTAGGCTGGGCGCACCTCGCCGCCGTTCGAGATCAGGCCGAAGTAGTCCGCCGGCTGCTTCGTCACCGGGTCGATGGTGCTCGCCCCATCGTCATAGAGCTGAAAGATGAAGATCTTCTCGATGCCGGCAGCGAAGCCATAAGCAAAGGCCTGCCAGATAAAGTTGGCCGCCTCCTCCGCCGTCGCCCGCCCGGGACCGTTCTGGCCGGTGCCGACATTCCAAATCGGGACGCCGACTTCGTTCGCCCAGATCGGCTTGGCAAATCCGCGCTGCGCCATCAGCCCATGGAAGCCGACAAAGCTCGGCTTGCCGACGTAGCCGATCGGGAGATCGAATAAGGTCGATGGGCGGCCGTATTGATGGAGCGCCAGTGCATCGAAGTAGTAGTTGTTCTCCTTCGCCGTCGGGTCCTTCGCCAGCGCCTCGAGAAAGCGCGGAAACCAGTCTTGGTTGTTCCAAGTGAAGGACAGCCCGCCCAGCAGGACGGTGATCGTCGGGTCGACGCGCTTGAGCGTTCGGTAGGAAACCTTCAGCAGCTCGTAATAGTCGGCCGGGCTGCCCTTCCAGAAGACGCCTTCGCCGTTGTCCGCCTTCAGGTCCGGTTCGTTCCAGACTTCCCAGACCGTGATTTTGCCCCTATAGCGCGTTGCCGCCTCGCGGACAAACACCTCCCAGTCTTTCAGCCAATCGCCGGTCGCCCCCCATTTCGGGTAGCCGAGAAGAATGCCTTGGCTCTTGATGCCGGCGGCATGGTTCGCGTTCACGACAGCGTCGTAGCGCTCCCACCTGAAGGGACCGCCCCGCGTCTCCTGCACCTCAGAGAAGTAGACCGGAAAGCGGTCCCACGCCGCGCCCATCTCCACCGCCTGACGGATCCGCCGGGGGTCGGGCAGGTGGCCGGGAATGGTGATATGCGCGACGCCGAACGAATCCTCACGGACGCCCATCCGCAGCGCCGGCGGCGGCGCGGCGCTTCCCGCCGGCGGGATGGCAGCCAGCGCAAGGGCGACCAGCACCGCTCCGGCAACGAGGCGCATCATCGCGGACCCTCCTTCAGCTTGCCTGCTCACCTTAACCAACCGAGCAGACGGTTTCAAGAGCTCCCCGGTCGGCATCGCGATGCCGAACGCCAGCCCTCATGGCAGCGCGGCAGAGCCGGCGAGCAAAACGGGCTATCATGCTCTCGGCATGATGCGCTCCGCGTGGCCTCCGCAGCGGATCCCGGCGGCGATCGCCTCGGCCGACACGTCCGCGACCGAGCTGATTGTCCGCCCCCTCCCGCGCTGCTCCGAGAGCGCCGTCAGCGGCGTCTACGCCGACGCCCGGCACGCGGCGCGCGGCAGCATCGCGCCTCCGCGGGTCGAGATCGTTGCCCTCGAGCAGGGCACAGACCACGAGGGCATTGCGATTGGACTTCAGCTTCGCCGCCGCGCGCCGGACGCCAGGATTGTGCTCCGCACCGAGCGGGGCGCCCCGCGCTTCCTCGCCGCGCTGCCGCCCGAGGCAACCGCAGGATGGGCGTCCCTACCCAAGCGGCTCGCCGGCGACGGCGTGACGATGGAGCGCGCCGTTCAGAGCGTCGCCTCGGGGCTGGTCGTCATCGACCCCGCGATCGTTGCCCGCCCGCAGCCGAAGCGCGAGGGGCTGCTCGCCGCGCTCACCGAGCACGAGCGGAAGCCCCCCTCGCTCGCCGCCCAGGGACTGAGCAACGCCGGGATTGCGCAGGACCTTCTCCTCGCCGAGAAGTCGGTTGAAAACCGGCTCGTCGCGATCGACCGCAAGCTCGAACTCGAAAGCAGCCCCGCCGACCACAATCCGCGGGTGCGGACGGTCTCGCCCGCTCTCCAGTACAGCGCCTTCCCCCACAACCCGTCCGCCAAGAAGGACCTATGACGCTCACGAGCGACGCCGCGAAGCTCGCCGCCATCCGCGAGGAACTGCCCGCGACCACCGCGACGGTCTATTTGAACGCCGGCACGAACGGCCCCCTCCCTCGCCGCGCTGTCCAAGCGATGGCCGACTGGAGCGAGTGGGAGCTGCGCGAAGGGCGCGTCGGCCCGGAGAACCTGACGCGCAACCTGACGATCAAGCAGCAGCTGAAAGAAGCGCTCGCCGCTTTCACCAACTGCGCGCCGGAGCACCTCGCCATCACCGAGAGCACAACGAGCGGCGTCGCGGCAGCGCTCGGCGATTTCCGCTTCGCGCCGGGCGACGAGATCGTCACGACCGACGGCGAGCACGGGGGCGTGCTCATCCCGCTCTATTTCCTCGAGCGGCGGAGCGGCGTCCGCGTCCGGCTTGCGCCGGTCGGCCAGCGGGGCGGCGATATCACCGACGCCATCGCGAGCGCGGCGACACCGCGAACGCGGCTGGTTGTCGTCTCCCACGTCTCGTGGTCGACGGGTGCCTGCTACGACATCGCCGCGCTGGCCGCATGGTGCCGGGAGCGCGACCTGCCGCTGCTGGTCGACGGCGCTCAGTCGGTCGGCGCCATCCCCGTCGACTTTGCCGCTCTGGACGCCGATTACTACGCCTTCTCGGGCCAGAAATGGCTGCTCGGGCCGAACGGCGTCGGCGGGCTGTTCGTCCATCCGCGCCGGCTCGCGCCGCGTCATCCTGCCGGCGACCGAACGCTCGCCCGCTACGACGACTCGGTCATCATGGCAGGAACGCGCCGCTTCGAAATCGGGGGCAAGGTGAGCGCGATGGCGATGGCGGGGTCGCTCGCGGCCGTGCGCTGGCTGCTTGACGACGTGGGGAAGGAGTGGCTGTTCGAGCGCGCTGGCCGGCTGGCACGCCGCACGGCCGAGCGCCTGCGCGCCATTCCCGGCGTTGAGGTGATCACGCCGCCCGAGATGGGCACGATGGTCTGCTTTCGCATCGGCGACGGCGCTCAGCAGGACTATCTCGAGCGCTGCTTTGCCGCCGGCGTCCGCGTCCGCATCGTTCCTGAGGGCGGCTCCCCCCTCGACCCGCAGTATCTCCGCCTCTCGGTCGGCTTCTGGAACAGCGACGACGACCTCGACGCTGCCGTCTCCCTCGTTCAGCAGTTCGCCGCTGCCTAGCGCTCGCGCAGGCCACGCAGCGCCTCGGGAACGCCGCCGAGCAGCGCGAAGACGCCGAGATAGATCAGACCGGCGGCAGCAGCCGCCGCCGGCCACGGCACCGCGGCGAGGAGCGCGGCGAGCGCCAGCGCCATCACCGCCGTCGCCACAACCGCCGGCGCAAGGGCGCGCGCGACCGGCGGCGGACCAACAAGCCGTCGGACACGCAGCCAGCCGCCGACAAGCACCACGAGCTCGGAGCAGACGGTGACGACCGCCGCGCCGGCCAGGCCAAAGCGCGGAATGGCGACGAGGTTCAGTCCCACGTTCAGGAGCGCCGCCGCCGTCACGAGCGCAAGGTCGTCGCGCTGGCGGTTGCAGCCGATCAGCACATTGCGGAAGGCGCCGCCCAGCACCGTAATCGCAACCGTCGCCATCAAGATGCGGAGCGGCAGCACCCCCGCCTCATAGCCTGGCCCTGCCGTCAGGAGGAGCGCGGGCTCAGCGAGAAAGGCGACCCCCACCGCCACAGGGAGAACGACCCCGCCAGTCAGCGCCAGCGAAGTAGCGACGAAGCGCGGCAGCGCCGCCACGTCGTTCGGGTAATGGCGCGCAATCGCCGGCAGCAGCGTCATGCTGTAGAGCGCGCCGAACCCG encodes the following:
- a CDS encoding LuxR C-terminal-related transcriptional regulator, producing the protein MMRSAWPPQRIPAAIASADTSATELIVRPLPRCSESAVSGVYADARHAARGSIAPPRVEIVALEQGTDHEGIAIGLQLRRRAPDARIVLRTERGAPRFLAALPPEATAGWASLPKRLAGDGVTMERAVQSVASGLVVIDPAIVARPQPKREGLLAALTEHERKPPSLAAQGLSNAGIAQDLLLAEKSVENRLVAIDRKLELESSPADHNPRVRTVSPALQYSAFPHNPSAKKDL
- a CDS encoding aminotransferase class V-fold PLP-dependent enzyme codes for the protein MTLTSDAAKLAAIREELPATTATVYLNAGTNGPLPRRAVQAMADWSEWELREGRVGPENLTRNLTIKQQLKEALAAFTNCAPEHLAITESTTSGVAAALGDFRFAPGDEIVTTDGEHGGVLIPLYFLERRSGVRVRLAPVGQRGGDITDAIASAATPRTRLVVVSHVSWSTGACYDIAALAAWCRERDLPLLVDGAQSVGAIPVDFAALDADYYAFSGQKWLLGPNGVGGLFVHPRRLAPRHPAGDRTLARYDDSVIMAGTRRFEIGGKVSAMAMAGSLAAVRWLLDDVGKEWLFERAGRLARRTAERLRAIPGVEVITPPEMGTMVCFRIGDGAQQDYLERCFAAGVRVRIVPEGGSPLDPQYLRLSVGFWNSDDDLDAAVSLVQQFAAA